A window of the Kosakonia radicincitans DSM 16656 genome harbors these coding sequences:
- a CDS encoding amino acid ABC transporter ATP-binding protein, producing MSKSAITLSRITKSFGSTLVLKEISLDVSPGEVLVLIGASGSGKSTVLRIMSGLETADGGEIWVNEVPLHDRKRSSEICGHVGMVFQQFNLFPHKTALGNVTLALIKAQKLSEAEANKRGLAALARVGLAERAHHYPAQLSGGQQQRVAIARALAVEPKIMFFDEATSALDPELVGEVMEVMRSLAREGMTMVVVTHEMGFARKTADRVVFMDQGVIAEQGSPEQIFVNPQNPRTQQFLSRVLEH from the coding sequence ATGAGCAAATCCGCCATTACGCTGAGCCGGATTACCAAATCCTTTGGCTCAACCCTGGTGCTGAAAGAGATAAGCCTTGATGTTTCGCCCGGCGAAGTGCTGGTACTGATTGGCGCATCCGGCTCCGGCAAAAGTACCGTGTTACGCATCATGAGCGGGCTGGAAACCGCCGATGGCGGGGAAATCTGGGTTAATGAAGTGCCACTGCATGACCGCAAACGTAGCAGCGAAATCTGCGGCCACGTCGGCATGGTGTTTCAGCAGTTCAATCTGTTTCCCCATAAAACCGCGCTCGGTAACGTGACGCTGGCGTTGATTAAAGCGCAGAAACTGTCCGAGGCCGAAGCCAATAAACGCGGCCTCGCAGCCCTGGCGCGTGTCGGGCTGGCCGAGCGCGCGCATCACTACCCGGCTCAGTTGTCCGGCGGTCAGCAGCAACGTGTGGCGATTGCTCGCGCGCTGGCGGTGGAGCCGAAAATTATGTTTTTTGATGAAGCGACGTCAGCGCTCGATCCCGAACTGGTCGGCGAAGTGATGGAAGTAATGCGCAGCCTGGCGCGTGAAGGGATGACCATGGTGGTGGTCACTCACGAGATGGGTTTTGCGCGTAAAACCGCTGACCGCGTGGTGTTTATGGATCAGGGCGTGATAGCCGAGCAGGGTTCGCCGGAGCAGATTTTCGTTAATCCGCAGAATCCGCGCACCCAGCAGTTCTTATCACGCGTGCTTGAGCACTAA
- a CDS encoding alanine racemase, which yields MSIHFPLQADGALDAQQPAPRFKSVAGSGNQPLANGTPIFSSPEVFSPLMLMKQSALENNLRQLADFCREQGVMLAAHGKTSMSPAILRRAVTEGGAWGLSAATPAQVRALRQFGIRNVFLANELVDPGGIRWIGEWQKQHPDHGFLCYVDSLQGVRLLEQHLGDSRIAVLLEMSVSGGRTGCRSSAEALEIAAAIAASPVLQLVGVAGYEGALGAGRDAAGVQRVKDYCQMLIATAALLAEHQLFASQHIILSAGGGAWFDVVSACFTAANLPLPMTPLIRSGAYMAHDSGLYARIAPFAQPGATHHFTAALEIWGRVLSRPEPGLAFVDFGRRDVPFDQDLPNPLWVRNVDGSALRAASGMRISEVNDQHAYLLLPEEDALKPGDWVGCGISHPCTAFDKWRYLPLVDDDYCVTDSLETAF from the coding sequence ATGTCGATTCACTTTCCATTGCAGGCGGACGGCGCGCTGGATGCGCAGCAGCCTGCACCGCGTTTTAAATCGGTCGCCGGTTCCGGCAATCAGCCGCTGGCTAACGGCACCCCGATCTTTAGCAGCCCCGAGGTGTTTTCCCCACTGATGCTGATGAAGCAATCAGCACTGGAGAATAATCTGCGTCAACTGGCGGATTTTTGCCGTGAACAAGGCGTGATGCTGGCAGCACACGGCAAGACATCAATGTCTCCGGCGATCCTGCGCCGGGCTGTAACGGAAGGCGGTGCCTGGGGATTGAGCGCCGCGACACCTGCGCAGGTTCGAGCGTTGCGCCAGTTCGGCATTCGTAACGTCTTCCTTGCCAACGAACTGGTCGATCCCGGCGGCATTCGCTGGATCGGCGAATGGCAAAAACAGCATCCCGACCATGGCTTCCTGTGCTACGTCGATTCGCTGCAGGGGGTTCGTTTGCTGGAGCAACATCTCGGCGACAGCCGCATTGCGGTACTGCTGGAGATGTCGGTCAGCGGCGGACGTACCGGCTGCCGCTCATCCGCTGAAGCGCTGGAGATTGCCGCCGCGATTGCTGCCAGCCCTGTCCTGCAACTGGTGGGCGTTGCGGGGTATGAAGGCGCGCTCGGTGCCGGACGCGATGCCGCAGGCGTGCAGCGGGTAAAAGATTACTGCCAGATGCTGATCGCCACGGCGGCGCTGCTGGCCGAACATCAGCTGTTTGCCAGCCAGCATATTATCCTCAGCGCTGGCGGCGGCGCGTGGTTTGACGTGGTCTCGGCCTGTTTTACGGCCGCGAACCTGCCGCTGCCGATGACGCCGCTGATTCGATCAGGCGCCTACATGGCGCACGACAGCGGGCTGTACGCGCGTATCGCGCCTTTCGCGCAGCCCGGTGCCACGCATCATTTCACCGCCGCGCTGGAGATCTGGGGACGGGTGTTGTCGCGCCCCGAACCAGGCCTGGCGTTTGTTGATTTCGGCCGCCGTGATGTGCCGTTCGATCAAGATCTGCCGAATCCACTGTGGGTGCGGAATGTCGATGGCAGCGCCCTGCGTGCAGCTTCTGGCATGCGCATCAGCGAGGTAAATGATCAGCATGCGTATCTGTTGCTGCCGGAAGAGGATGCGTTAAAGCCCGGCGACTGGGTAGGCTGCGGTATTTCACACCCCTGTACCGCCTTCGATAAATGGCGGTATTTGCCCCTGGTGGATGATGATTATTGCGTCACCGATTCACTGGAAACCGCATTCTGA
- a CDS encoding AraC family transcriptional regulator produces MIPALLALAPDEGYTRTGMKEIKLLRANESMPHTPVLYEPCIVIVLQGKKTGLMGGQEFTYDPGHYLVVSAPLPFTSQTTASQQEPLLAMSVSLDVATIAELLIEMGEGKGGEKAGILFSTPLGEELADTVYRLLVALSDEEQSRILGPGILKELYYRVLIDTQGAAIRAALSGKGHFRQIAGAIRTMHTRFMDPIDVDMLAKEAGMSAPSFHRHFRAFTGTTPKQYLISIRLHQARFLMVKRNVTASEASFRVGYVSPTQFSREFSRFFGCPPQKEAHRLRHLLKVKAESYWPE; encoded by the coding sequence ATGATCCCTGCTTTGCTGGCGCTGGCGCCTGATGAAGGCTACACGCGCACCGGGATGAAGGAGATAAAACTGTTGCGGGCCAATGAGTCGATGCCCCATACGCCTGTCCTTTATGAACCATGCATTGTTATTGTTCTGCAGGGAAAGAAAACCGGTTTGATGGGCGGGCAGGAATTTACCTACGATCCCGGGCACTATCTGGTTGTCTCGGCACCTCTGCCGTTCACCAGCCAGACGACGGCCAGCCAGCAAGAACCTCTGCTGGCGATGTCTGTATCGCTTGATGTCGCCACTATTGCCGAATTACTGATTGAAATGGGCGAAGGAAAAGGAGGTGAGAAGGCAGGGATCCTGTTTTCCACTCCGCTGGGAGAAGAGCTGGCCGATACGGTTTATCGCCTGCTGGTGGCACTTTCTGATGAAGAGCAAAGCAGAATTCTGGGGCCGGGTATTCTGAAGGAACTTTATTATCGTGTACTGATTGATACTCAGGGGGCGGCAATCAGAGCGGCGCTCTCCGGAAAGGGGCATTTCCGGCAAATTGCGGGTGCTATCCGCACGATGCATACCCGGTTTATGGATCCTATTGACGTTGACATGCTGGCGAAAGAGGCCGGAATGAGCGCCCCCTCTTTTCATCGTCATTTCCGGGCATTCACCGGTACGACGCCAAAACAGTATCTGATTTCCATCAGGCTGCATCAGGCGCGTTTTTTAATGGTAAAGCGTAATGTCACTGCCAGTGAAGCCTCTTTTCGGGTTGGCTACGTCAGCCCGACACAATTCAGCAGAGAATTTAGCCGGTTCTTTGGTTGTCCGCCGCAAAAGGAAGCTCACCGTTTACGCCATTTATTAAAAGTCAAAGCTGAATCGTACTGGCCGGAATAA